Proteins encoded within one genomic window of Elusimicrobiota bacterium:
- a CDS encoding acyl-protein synthetase, which translates to MNSFRKADEICRISDPQDWTAEKCRLMVEACREAALFHFEKCPEIAALYRRRGFNPETLRREEDLERIPTLGVSAMKRYLLTSLPHEQAVLKLTSSGTRGQKTQCWLDQGSLDRAQAMLEGLWRQEGLVSDVPANYLMFVYDPEEAKDLGIAFSDKNQQRFAPVQQSFYAIRKSPDGGWVFRRKDVYSKLQEFSSLNTPTRIFGIPSFIHELLEETDVRVRLPAGSWMVTGGGWKAAEDKKVSRGHFRALASERLGLPIENIRDGYGMAEHAAPYLECARHRFHVPVYNRVFARDPVTMEALPAGRTGLLELVTPFNAMMPNLAILSTDLGFLNREPCPCGASSPTFTLAGRGGLTKHKGCAIHAGEIVARRAAGAKT; encoded by the coding sequence ATGAATTCATTTCGCAAGGCCGACGAGATATGTCGGATATCGGACCCTCAGGATTGGACCGCGGAGAAATGCCGGCTGATGGTCGAGGCTTGCCGCGAGGCGGCCCTGTTTCACTTCGAGAAATGCCCCGAGATCGCGGCCCTGTACCGGCGCCGGGGCTTTAACCCGGAAACCTTGCGCCGCGAGGAGGACTTGGAGCGCATCCCGACCCTCGGGGTGAGCGCCATGAAGCGCTATCTTCTCACATCTCTCCCTCACGAGCAGGCCGTCCTCAAGCTGACCTCCTCGGGCACCCGCGGCCAAAAGACCCAATGCTGGCTCGACCAGGGAAGTCTTGACCGGGCTCAAGCCATGCTGGAGGGATTGTGGAGGCAAGAGGGTCTCGTTTCCGACGTTCCCGCCAATTATCTGATGTTCGTCTACGACCCCGAAGAGGCCAAGGACCTCGGCATCGCCTTCTCGGACAAGAACCAGCAGCGCTTCGCTCCGGTTCAGCAGTCTTTCTACGCCATCCGGAAAAGCCCGGATGGCGGTTGGGTGTTTAGAAGGAAGGATGTTTACTCTAAACTGCAGGAGTTCTCGAGCTTGAATACTCCAACGCGGATTTTCGGCATTCCAAGCTTCATCCACGAGCTTTTGGAGGAGACGGACGTTCGCGTGCGCCTGCCCGCGGGGTCCTGGATGGTGACGGGCGGCGGCTGGAAGGCGGCTGAGGACAAGAAGGTCTCCCGCGGGCATTTCCGGGCTTTGGCTTCGGAGAGGCTCGGGCTTCCGATTGAGAATATCCGCGACGGCTACGGCATGGCCGAGCATGCGGCTCCGTATCTGGAGTGCGCCAGGCACCGCTTCCATGTTCCGGTCTACAACCGGGTCTTTGCCCGAGATCCGGTGACCATGGAGGCCTTGCCCGCGGGGCGAACCGGCCTCTTGGAGCTTGTCACTCCGTTCAACGCCATGATGCCCAACCTCGCCATTCTTTCCACGGATTTGGGCTTCCTCAACCGCGAGCCCTGCCCTTGCGGGGCCTCCTCCCCGACCTTCACCTTGGCCGGCAGGGGCGGCCTCACCAAGCACAAGGGCTGCGCCATTCATGCCGGGGAAATCGTGGCCCGGCGGGCGGCTGGAGCGAAAACATGA
- a CDS encoding MFS transporter, producing the protein MLILRNRAVALIWTGQLLSQAGTRLYQLALAWWLVSRGGLDAGKTIGLFLAAGALPPLLFVKPIGAWVDRRDSVRTLMASDVFSFMVVCFVALAMQFDKTNLLFLCVMGFLLALSQAFFDPALNKAVAAAAAKEDLEEAVALQSSTQSLASFGGAMAGALLIDRLGITALTWLNAASFLVSALCNGALYKNRGMQKASAGSIAGQRGPGAGREGWAMLEGHNLIKKSLLGFGLANFFMTPILVILPLYVGRSLGSGAGVLAGLEAGLWLGILCGTAASKWCHFSENIPKLGSACLLLMGLCLFVPGLIMDRFLHAALLFIAGGALGINNVKFVAMFQRQVPEEFKGRFFALMQAVLSFTFPAAYFAFGFLADWLSPPAACLIQGAGVMLLSLYFLILARKEGGAASLGAIYERA; encoded by the coding sequence ATGCTGATTCTCAGAAATCGCGCCGTGGCTCTCATCTGGACCGGACAGCTCCTGAGCCAGGCCGGCACGCGCCTCTATCAGCTCGCCTTGGCCTGGTGGCTCGTCTCGCGGGGGGGCCTTGACGCCGGCAAGACGATAGGCCTCTTCCTGGCGGCGGGAGCCTTGCCGCCCCTTCTCTTCGTTAAGCCCATCGGCGCTTGGGTGGACCGCCGCGACAGCGTCAGGACCTTGATGGCGAGCGATGTGTTTTCCTTCATGGTCGTGTGCTTCGTGGCTCTCGCTATGCAATTTGATAAAACTAATCTTCTCTTCCTTTGCGTAATGGGGTTTCTGCTAGCCCTTTCCCAGGCTTTCTTCGACCCCGCCCTCAATAAGGCCGTCGCGGCCGCGGCGGCCAAGGAGGACTTGGAGGAGGCCGTGGCACTGCAGTCATCCACGCAATCCCTGGCGAGCTTCGGGGGGGCCATGGCCGGAGCCCTGCTGATAGACAGGCTGGGAATCACGGCTCTTACATGGCTCAACGCCGCGAGCTTCCTCGTCTCGGCGCTGTGCAATGGAGCGCTTTACAAGAACCGAGGAATGCAGAAAGCAAGCGCTGGTTCTATCGCCGGCCAGCGCGGGCCCGGCGCTGGCCGGGAAGGTTGGGCTATGCTGGAGGGGCATAACCTCATCAAAAAGTCCCTACTGGGCTTCGGCCTTGCCAACTTCTTCATGACCCCAATTTTGGTCATCCTTCCTTTATATGTCGGCCGGAGCCTGGGCTCGGGGGCCGGCGTCCTGGCCGGGCTCGAGGCCGGGCTTTGGCTCGGCATTCTCTGCGGAACGGCGGCTTCCAAATGGTGTCATTTCAGCGAAAATATTCCTAAACTAGGGTCAGCGTGCCTATTGCTCATGGGTTTGTGCCTGTTCGTTCCCGGGCTGATCATGGACCGCTTCCTGCACGCGGCCCTTCTTTTCATCGCGGGCGGAGCCTTGGGAATCAACAACGTGAAGTTCGTGGCCATGTTTCAGCGGCAAGTCCCCGAGGAGTTCAAGGGGCGGTTCTTCGCCCTCATGCAGGCGGTGTTGAGCTTCACCTTTCCGGCGGCGTATTTCGCGTTCGGTTTTCTGGCCGACTGGCTGAGCCCTCCGGCCGCCTGCCTGATCCAGGGCGCCGGGGTCATGCTTCTCTCTCTGTATTTCCTGATCTTGGCCCGCAAGGAGGGGGGAGCGGCAAGCCTCGGCGCCATCTATGAACGAGCTTGA